GGAACGGCATTATCAGAAATTTTTACTAAATCGGGACTTCCTGAGACAATCAGCGTGTCAGGTGCAGGAGTCTCAAACATTTTAAACACTCATGCGAGACGGGCGGATTTCGGATTCTCTGTAACGTCATTACTCGGAGCGGCTCTAAAGGGTGAGGCTGATTTTAACGGGCGTGCAGTAAACAACGCAGTAATCATGACAAATTTATATACTCAATACACATATTTTGTGATTCGCCGAGATTTTGCCGTGAAAAATAAAATTAAATCTCTTGATGACATAATAGACCGTAAAATTTCAATGAGATTTGCGACTCTTAAGCCCGGAACTAGCTCCGAATTTGTAATTAAAGCATTATTTGATAAAGCATTCGGGATTGACTACAAGAAAATTTTTATCGAATGGGGCGGAAGTGTTGATTATTATTCATATGAGGCCGGAGCTGATTTGCTAGTGAATAATATTATAGACTGCTTTGCGTTCTCGGTCGGGAAGATTGCGCCGATTATTACGAGCATTGAAGACAGAACGGATATAATTTTGCTGCCAGTGAGTCAAGAATCATTAAATAAATTATCTGATGCATATGGAACAGTAACACTTGAGATCGAG
Above is a window of Synergistaceae bacterium DNA encoding:
- a CDS encoding TAXI family TRAP transporter solute-binding subunit, with the translated sequence MKKLFIAIILLIFSSACNASESNWPSHLRFMSGPKGGNWATLGTALSEIFTKSGLPETISVSGAGVSNILNTHARRADFGFSVTSLLGAALKGEADFNGRAVNNAVIMTNLYTQYTYFVIRRDFAVKNKIKSLDDIIDRKISMRFATLKPGTSSEFVIKALFDKAFGIDYKKIFIEWGGSVDYYSYEAGADLLVNNIIDCFAFSVGKIAPIITSIEDRTDIILLPVSQESLNKLSDAYGTVTLEIEPGIYKSLPAGSGPVKTVGDFTCIVIRKDLPESLVYALNKSIWENKKFLSERVQDMQELTPDTALPEKVQAHEGSLKFWNEHK